The nucleotide sequence AGAGTGTTGCCCTAATTTGGGGCAATGATCCAAAAGTTCTGCGAGATGGGTTAGATCGCATGGTTCAGTTTGGGGCTGCGACAATGACTTTATCTCAGATAATATCAGCGATCGTATCAGCCTTAGTCATGGCTTTGTTTTATGCGTGGCTGTACCAAAGTGATCGCGGCTTGCAGTTTCGGGCGATGGCTGGAAATCCTAAAGAGCTTGCTTTACGGGGATATAATATTCATCAACTACGATTGCTGGCGTTTGGTTTGTCTGGCTTGCTGTGTGCAATCAGTTCTTTGCTGTTTGCCTATGATATTGGTTTTGACCCTAATGCCGGACTAATTACCGCGCTACTGGCGATTGTCGCGTTTGTAATTGGTGGACAGAACTCCTTTTGGGGGGCTGCTTTGGGCGGCATCTTTCTCGGTATCTTACGTTCAACCACCGTTTGGTTTTTATCGGCAACTTGGCAGGATGCCATTACTTTTCTGGTATTGGTGGCATTTCTGGTTATGCGTCCCCAAGGTATTCTGGGCAAACGGGCAAGATTGGAGGTGGAAGCGTGAGCTATCTCTGGCATTTGCTCATCTATCTAGGAGTCTATACTATCGTTGCCGTCAGTCTGAACTTAATTGTGGGGTACTGTGGCTTGCTGAGCTTAGCTCATGCTAGCTTTTTTGCATTGGGGGGCTACGTCTATGGGCTGGCGACTCTGACTTTGAAATGGGGCTTTGTTGAAGCGACATTCTTAGCCATTCTGATTGCTGTGGTTTTAAGCCTGATGGTTTCGATTCCGGCTTGGCGATTCAAGGGCAATTTTTTTGTATTGGTGTCGTTGGCGGTGCAAGCACTGCTATTTGGAGCGTTCTACAACTGGTATGGGGATGCACCGATAGGAACCTTGCAAAATTTGACGAACGGGACGTTTGGCTTATCGGGTGTTTCAAAACCAGTTCTATTAGGTTGGCAGTTGCAACAGACCTCTAGCATTGTGGGACTGACTTGGTTTCTGACCCTGCTGTGTGTTGGAATTTCTTGGTTGTTGCTCGGTTCTCCGTGGGGGCGATTGCTGCGATCACTACGAGATGATGAACTCGTCACCCGAGGACTAGGAAAAAATACGCGCTGGCTCAAAACTCAGGCATTTGCGATTGCCTGCGGTATGGTCGCGCTGGCAGGAGCCATCTTGACCAGCTATATCGGATTCATTGATCCCAGTGCAGCAGCGTTGGATGAATCGATTTTAATGCTATCAATGGTGCTAGTTGGCGGAGTCGGCAATTTTCGAGGGCCTTTGGTGGGGGCATTCATTTTGCTGGCAATTCCAGAGATTTTACGATTTGTCCAGATTCCCGATGCCATCGCAGCGAATGTCCGCTTAATTTTGTACGGAGTCAGTCTACTGCTCGTGATTCACCTCAGACCCGAAGGGGTTGCAGGCAAGTACCGCCTAGAGTAGAAGAGATGTTTATGAGCAAATCTGATA is from Leptolyngbya sp. 'hensonii' and encodes:
- a CDS encoding branched-chain amino acid ABC transporter permease; protein product: MQFFINGLVTGLNIALLSLAFSVVYLSSRIFHVALGGVYVLTPFMAWTALQHHLGWMISIPFALASGVILSLGCEWLNHCWLERKQAGSSAHTISSLGIYLVVVQSVALIWGNDPKVLRDGLDRMVQFGAATMTLSQIISAIVSALVMALFYAWLYQSDRGLQFRAMAGNPKELALRGYNIHQLRLLAFGLSGLLCAISSLLFAYDIGFDPNAGLITALLAIVAFVIGGQNSFWGAALGGIFLGILRSTTVWFLSATWQDAITFLVLVAFLVMRPQGILGKRARLEVEA
- a CDS encoding branched-chain amino acid ABC transporter permease, translated to MSYLWHLLIYLGVYTIVAVSLNLIVGYCGLLSLAHASFFALGGYVYGLATLTLKWGFVEATFLAILIAVVLSLMVSIPAWRFKGNFFVLVSLAVQALLFGAFYNWYGDAPIGTLQNLTNGTFGLSGVSKPVLLGWQLQQTSSIVGLTWFLTLLCVGISWLLLGSPWGRLLRSLRDDELVTRGLGKNTRWLKTQAFAIACGMVALAGAILTSYIGFIDPSAAALDESILMLSMVLVGGVGNFRGPLVGAFILLAIPEILRFVQIPDAIAANVRLILYGVSLLLVIHLRPEGVAGKYRLE